A window of the Gossypium arboreum isolate Shixiya-1 chromosome 2, ASM2569848v2, whole genome shotgun sequence genome harbors these coding sequences:
- the LOC108451208 gene encoding auxilin-like protein 1 codes for MENLSHSRRPNRVVSQAAATLNKRTATSNGANSFSGRTVYDDVFGGVQRFGTGGGPTLSPRPEDYSEIFGGFHASRGASIPVLDLPLIDSNNGAMFDVRNPRFNYAEVFGGFDGSDFAATYEELIRQADGSDRHDYDGDSSDEAWMQDETEFLSEGSDHSGNCQYFSNGDYYEPVDSSMEFNMSYHKANVRSNRDMSNAVMHVAELHAEPEYAYIIETSLGKTENKNPILHTTDDINLEFTGGVAKKKHLRKTVSHPSNGAAGEQTFAYDSTQRRYQGKDSCSNESFITISEINLRTQPSHVPPPARPPPHVRVNTGDHQSVQHAVSGERMGDSSPPFFDVEIDASSAAVASAAAMKEAMDKAQAQLKSAKELLERKREGIENSNKLGSKSDGKGKKERTSKAIEGSSDIKDDKVQGIKGKEDNGTKISVREERQKAVKTLAPDSMEGEKLFNVSKYFVVEKHGKESQSIEECGELDGADEWQEETQFFELVRTDKSRVGFQHTNTDKVFVQSMKFNEPQYKSQKASIGAVEQLESDMKVEAVREDHELEKVERDMKMAKEAKEARRHKGHEKKLKSAQEVGAEENEQSITARKLSGNGKKPNGADELGIREKRVNAQEKENKVEVQRAMEQKERAQQEKEISKYIPNPKRVEGCQEREDEEKSWREVSKQEENDIILEQVLVQAENETMLSDAVQQEEKEKKLKEAHEREERRKKEKEARELEEKEKEKKLKEAREREENEKRLREDREREEIEKKLKEAREREENEKRLREACEREEKEKKEEAHEREEKEKKLKEAREREEKEKKLKEAREREENERRLKEAREREENEKRLKEIREREEKEKKEKEVREREEKEKKLKEAREQEENEKRLKEAREREENEKRLKEACEQEENDKRLKEAREREEKLKEACEREEKEEEAREREEKERKEKEARELEESEKIWRMALEQIENEKRLKQARLQEENETRQRMVGEAVEQNNYSKPVKAVQDTEDEVNQKVVEQEVTEELQGVNYVYQQTARGENGMKQKIAKETHQPGEGEDPVIYNKVNKQDHINNHKENQLVGNNDQNFDELEETDGFVLEENGKMEAEFRDCERRTEAMGQGGVDGKFNASRTVPCDLEVKANQLRKDDISVLRHQNKGVKKADEAVVGIGQTNAENINSVSEMDSNNDKQRLKSPYEWRERARNIKEAQVSSSLEENKDKYVSAQVVNESVETGRKPEAAKASVEDGKGSTQRTVHQVKVSQNMERKDKNIIESLTPEDKEAERLKRERELELERLRKIEEEIEREREREKDRMAVDSTVLEARERGYAEARERSEKAALERATTEARQRAMADARERLEKAFAEAREKSSMEARLRAERAAVERATAEARERAVEKIMAERAASEARERVERSMSDKFSTSSRNSGMRSSYSSSDLKDQHFQSTNSFGGLRYPYASAYNGVEGESAQRCKARLERYQRTAERAAKALEEKNMRDLIAQREQAERNRLAESLDADVKRWSSGKEGNLRALLSTLQYILGPESGWQPIPLTEVITSAAVKKAYRKATLCVHPDKLQQRGASIHQKYICEKVFDLLKEAWNRFNSEER; via the exons ATGGAAAATCTTTCACATTCTCGGAGACCAAACAGGGTCGTTTCTCAAGCTGCTGCTACACTCAACAAGCGAACGGCAACTAGCAATGGCGCCAACAGCTTCTCAGGCAGAACCGTGTACGACGACGTTTTCGGTGGTGTGCAGAGATTCGGTACCGGTGGTGGTCCGACTTTGTCGCCGAGGCCAGAGGATTACAGCGAGATTTTCGGCGGATTTCACGCTTCCCGAGGCGCGTCGATTCCGGTGCTGGATCTCCCGTTGATAGACAGCAACAATGGGGCGATGTTTGATGTACGGAACCCTAGGTTTAACTACGCCGAGGTTTTTGGTGGATTCGACGGGTCGGACTTTGCTGCTACGTACGAGGAGCTGATCAGACAAGCCGACGGTAGTGATCGTCACGATTATGATGGTGATTCATCAGATGAAGCTTG GATGCAGGATGAAACTGAGTTTCTGTCAGAAGGGTCGGACCATTCTGGAAATTGTCAGTACTTCTCAAATGGGGATTATTATGAACCAGTCGATAGCAGTATGGAGTTCAATATGTCGTATCATAAAGCCAATGTTAGAAGCAACAGAGATATGTCGAATGCGGTTATGCATGTTGCTGAGCTGCATGCTGAACCTGAATATGCTTATATAATTGAAACTTCATTGGGAAAGACAGAAAACAAGAATCCAATATTGCATACGACGGATGACATCAATCTTGAGTTCACTGGAGGAGTTGCAAAGAAAAAACATCTTCGGAAAACTGTGTCGCATCCTTCTAACGGGGCTGCTGGTGAGCAAACATTTGCATATGATTCCACTCAAAGACGATACCAGGGAAAGGACTCATGTTCAAATGAGTCATTCATAACAATTTCTGAAATCAACTTAAGGACTCAGCCATCTCATGTCCCACCTCCCGCTAGACCTCCACCACATGTCCGTGTCAATACCGGAGACCATCAAAGTGTTCAACATGCTGTTTCTGGAGAGAGAATGGGTGATAGTTCACCTCCTTTCTTTGATGTTGAGATAGATGCAAGCTCAGCCGCTGTGGCCTCTGCTGCAGCTATGAAAGAAGCAATGGACAAAGCTCAAGCACAGCTGAAGAGTGCGAAAGAACTACTCGAGAGGAAGAGGGAAGGAATTGAAAACTCTAATAAACTGGGTTCAAAGTCTGATGGGAAAGGTAAGAAGGAAAGGACCAGTAAGGCTATCGAGGGGTCCAGTGATATAAAAGATGACAAAGTTCAGGGCATCAAGGGAAAAGAAGACAATGGAACGAAAATATCTGTTAGAGAGGAGAGGCAAAAGGCTGTGAAAACCCTGGCACCTGATTCAATGGAAGGTGAAAAGCTTTTTAATGTGTCCAAATATTTTGTAGTTGAGAAGCATGGGAAGGAATCCCAGTCTATTGAAGAGTGCGGTGAACTTGATGGAGCTGATGAATGGCAGGAGGAAACTCAATTTTTTGAATTGGTTCGAACAGATAAATCAAGAGTGGGATTTCAGCACACAAACACTGATAAAGTTTTTGTCCAGAGCATGAAATTTAATGAGCCTCAGTATAAATCTCAAAAGGCAAGCATCGGAGCAGTGGAGCAACTGGAAAGTGACATGAAAGTTGAAGCTGTTAGGGAAGACCATGAACTGGAGAAAGTCGAGAGAGACATGAAAATGGCAAAAGAAGCTAAAGAGGCCCGTAGGCATAAAGGGCATGAAAAAAAGTTAAAGTCAGCTCAAGAGGTTGGTGCAGAGGAGAATGAGCAATCTATAACAGCACGGAAACTTTCGGGAAATGGTAAGAAACCGAATGGAGCCGATGAACTCGGAATACGTGAGAAACGAGTAAATGCtcaagaaaaggaaaataaagttGAAGTTCAGCGGGCAATGGAACAGAAAGAGAGAGCACAGCAGGAGAaagaaattagtaaatatattccAAATCCAAAGAGAGTTGAGGGGTGTCAAGAAAGAGAGGATGAGGAAAAAAGTTGGAGGGAAGTTTCTAAGCAGGAAGAAAATGATATAATACTTGAGCAGGTTCTTGTACAAGCAGAGAATGAGACAATGCTGAGTGATGCTGTTCAGCAggaagagaaagagaagaaattgaaggaagctcatgaaCGAGAAGAGAGAAGGAAGAAAGAGAAGGAGGCACGTGAACTAGAAGAGAAAGAGAAGGAGAAGAAATTGAAGGAAGCTCGTGAACGAGAAGAGAATGAGAAGAGATTGAGGGAGGATCGTGAACGAGAAGAGATAGAGAAGAAATTGAAGGAAGCTCGTGAACGAGAAGAGAATGAGAAGAGATTGAGGGAGGCTTGTGAGCgagaagagaaagagaagaaagagGAGGCACATGAACgagaagagaaagagaagaaatTGAAGGAAGCTCGTGAACgagaagagaaagagaagaaatTGAAGGAAGCTCGTGAACGAGAAGAGAATGAGAGGAGATTGAAGGAAGCTCGTGAACGAGAAGAGAATGAGAAGAGATTGAAGGAAATTCGTGAACgagaagagaaagagaagaaagagAAGGAGGTACGTGAACgagaagagaaagagaagaaatTGAAAGAAGCTCGTGAACAAGAAGAGAATGAGAAGAGATTGAAGGAAGCTCGTGAACGAGAAGAGAATGAGAAGAGATTGAAGGAAGCTTGTGAACAAGAAGAGAATGATAAGAGATTGAAGGAAGCTCGTGAACGAGAAGAGAAATTGAAGGAAGCTTGTGAACGAGAAGAGAAAGAGGAGGAGGCACGTGAACgagaagagaaagagaggaaagagAAGGAGGCACGTGAACTAGAAGAAAGTGAGAAGATATGGAGAATGGCCCTTGAACAGATAGAGAATGAGAAAAGATTAAAACAAGCACGTCTGCAGGAAGAAAATGAGACGAGACAGAGAATGGTAGGGGAGGCAGTTGAGCAAAATAATTACAGCAAACCAGTGAAAGCAGTCCAAGATACAGAAGATGAAGTCAACCAAAAAGTAGTTGAGCAGGAAGTAACTGAAGAATTGCAGGGAGTAAACTATGTATACCAGCAAACTGCAAGGGGTGAAAACGGGATGAAACAGAAAATTGCCAAAGAAACTCATCAGCCTGGGGAGGGAGAGGATCCTGTGATATATAATAAGGTAAACAAACAGGATCATATCAATAATCATAAAGAAAATCAATTGGTTGGAAATAATGATCAAAACTTTGATGAGCTGGAAGAAACTGACGGGTTTGTTCTTGAAGAAAATGGAAAGATGGAGGCCGAATTTAGAGACTGTGAAAGGAGAACAGAAGCAATGGGGCAAGGGGGTGTTGATGGAAAGTTCAATGCATCCAGAACGGTGCCATGTGACTTAGAAGTTAAAGCTAACCAGTTAAGAAAAGATGATATCTCAGTCTTACGTCATCAAAATAAGGGGGTGAAGAAAGCCGATGAAGCTGTAGTTGGCATTGGACAAACAAATGCTGAGAACATTAACAGCGTCTCGGAAATGGACTCCAATAATGACAAGCAAAGGTTGAAATCTCCTTATGAATGGAGGGAAAGAGCAAGGAATATCAAGGAGGCTCAGGTTTCCTCATCTCTTGAAGAAAACAAGGATAAGTATGTGTCAGCTCAAGTGGTGAATGAGTCTGTTGAAACTGGAAGGAAACCAGAAGCTGCTAAGGCATCTGTAGAGGATGGGAAAGGAAGCACTCAGAGAACAGTTCACCAGGTTAAGGTAAGTCAGAATATGGAGAGGAAAGACAAGAATATTATTGAGAGCCTTACACCTGAAGATAAGGAGGCTGAAAGGCTAAAAAGAGAAAGAGAACTGGAACTTGAACGCCTTAGAAAGATAGAAGAAGAAATAGAGAGGGAGAGAGAAAGGGAAAAAGATAGGATGGCTGTTGACAGCACAGTTCTCGAAGCTCGTGAAAGGGGATATGCTGAAGCCCGGGAGAGGTCTGAGAAGGCTGCTCTAGAAAGAGCAACTACTGAAGCTCGTCAAAGAGCAATGGCAGACGCACGTGAGAGATTAGAGAAGGCATTTGCAGAAGCTAGGGAGAAGTCTTCTATGGAAGCCAGGCTCAGAGCAGAGCGTGCTGCTGTGGAGAGAGCAACTGCTGAGGCTCGAGAGCGTGCGGTGGAGAAAATAATGGCTGAAAGGGCTGCTTCTGAGGCGAGAGAGCGAGTAGAACGGTCTATGTCAGATAAATTTTCGACTTCTTCTAGAAACAGTGGAATGAGAAGCAGCTATTCATCCTCT GATCTGAAGGATCAGCATTTTCAGAGCACCAATTCTTTTGGTGGTTTAAGATATCCGTATGCCTCCGCATATAATG GGGTTGAAGGTGAATCAGCTCAGAGGTGTAAAGCCAGATTGGAGAGATATCAACGAACAGCTGAACGTGCA GCTAAAGCTCTCGAAGAAAAGAACATGCGCGATCTTATTGCTCAAAGAGAGCAAGCTGAAAGAAAT AGATTAGCGGAATCTCTTGATGCCGATGTCAAGAGGTGGTCGAGTGGGAAAGAAGGGAACCTTCGTGCATTGCTTTCAACTTTGCAATAC ATCCTTGGCCCAGAGAGTGGTTGGCAGCCAATTCCGTTAACCGAAGTTATAACTTCAGCTGCCGTTAAGAAAGCATACAGAAAAGCCACTCTTTGCGTCCATCCCGACAAATTACAGCAACGAGGTGCAAGCATTCATCAGAAATACATTTGTGAAAAGGTCTTCGATCTTCTAAAG GAAGCTTGGAACAGATTCAATTCAGAAGAGCGGTAA